In Deinococcus aerius, a single window of DNA contains:
- a CDS encoding tyrosine-type recombinase/integrase produces MSERSVFEAALRDLPNTEAEKVRRALLRHDLDAAWPLVRRHLPDARENPVTLKNTLSGIRKLVTFAQESGESLLAPTPGFAARYLASIAHHAPATQRVLLSRARALYHALRELRVVGPGFDPFAEVRGPELHAPPGEEKVVYGEDEVARLVAHAGVEDRALVLLGADAGLTTGETARLCWEDLDLAGDHLRVHGREIVASERLTDALRAWAARGEGVLYARGSLFSLTDHAIRARLYKLCRKANVEYRAWRALRHRYALRLWQETGDPQRVADQLGLGTLIAVRPYVRLEGRLRRQAQEGSGDGEKPG; encoded by the coding sequence ATGAGCGAGAGGTCCGTGTTCGAGGCAGCCCTGCGTGATCTTCCGAACACGGAGGCCGAAAAGGTCAGGCGCGCGCTGCTGCGGCATGATCTGGACGCGGCCTGGCCCCTGGTGCGCCGCCACCTGCCCGACGCGCGGGAGAATCCGGTGACCCTGAAGAACACGCTGAGCGGCATCCGCAAGCTGGTCACCTTCGCCCAGGAGAGCGGGGAGTCGCTGCTCGCACCCACGCCGGGCTTTGCCGCGCGGTACCTGGCCTCCATCGCGCACCACGCCCCGGCGACCCAGCGGGTGCTGCTCTCGCGCGCCCGGGCCCTGTACCACGCCCTGCGCGAGTTGCGGGTGGTGGGGCCGGGGTTCGATCCCTTCGCCGAGGTCAGGGGACCCGAGCTGCACGCGCCCCCCGGCGAGGAGAAGGTGGTGTACGGCGAGGACGAGGTCGCCCGCCTGGTCGCCCACGCCGGGGTGGAGGACCGCGCGCTGGTGCTGCTGGGGGCGGACGCGGGGCTCACCACCGGGGAGACGGCGCGGCTGTGCTGGGAGGACCTCGACCTGGCGGGCGACCACCTGCGGGTCCACGGCCGGGAGATCGTGGCGAGTGAGCGCCTCACCGACGCGCTGCGGGCGTGGGCCGCGCGGGGCGAGGGGGTGCTGTACGCGCGGGGCTCGCTCTTTTCCCTCACCGATCACGCCATTCGCGCCCGGCTCTACAAGCTGTGCCGCAAGGCCAACGTCGAGTACCGCGCCTGGCGCGCCCTGCGCCACCGCTACGCCCTGCGGCTGTGGCAGGAGACCGGTGACCCCCAGCGCGTCGCCGATCAGCTCGGCCTGGGCACCCTGATCGCCGTGCGCCCCTACGTCCGGCTGGAGGGGCGGCTGCGTCGCCAGGCCCAGGAGGGGAGTGGGGACGGGGAGAAGCCGGGCTGA